The Zalophus californianus isolate mZalCal1 chromosome 8, mZalCal1.pri.v2, whole genome shotgun sequence genome has a segment encoding these proteins:
- the LOC113938055 gene encoding major prion protein: MVKSHVGSWILVLFVATWSDVGLCKKRPKPGGGWNTGGSRYPGQGSPGGNRYPPQGGGGWGQPHGGGWGQPHGGGGWGQPHGGGGWGQPHGGGGWGQGGGSHGQWGKPNKPKTNMKHMAGAAAAGAVVGGLGGYMLGSAMSRPLIHFGNDYEDRYYRENMNRYPNQVYYKPVDQYSNQNNFVHDCVNITVKQHTVTTTTKGENFTETDMKIMERVVEQMCVTQYQRESEAYYQRGASAILFSPPPVILLISLLILLIVG; this comes from the coding sequence ATGGTGAAAAGCCACGTTGGCAGCTGGATCCTGGTTCTCTTTGTGGCCACATGGAGTGACGTGGGCCTCTGCAAGAAGCGGCCGAAGCCTGGAGGAGGCTGGAACACCGGGGGGAGCCGATACCCAGGGCAGGGCAGTCCTGGAGGCAACCGCTACCCACCCCAGGGCGGTGGCGGCTGGGGTCAGCCCCACGGTGGCGGCTGGGGACAGCCCCACGGTGGTGGCGGCTGGGGTCAGCCCCACGGTGGTGGCGGCTGGGGACAGCCCCACGGTGGTGGTGGCTGGGGTCAAGGTGGTGGCAGCCACGGTCAGTGGGGCAAGCCCAATAAGCCCAAAACCAACATGAAGCACATGGCAGGAGCCGCAGCAGCCGGGGCGGtagtggggggcctgggtggctacATGCTGGGGAGTGCCATGAGCAGACCCCTCATTCATTTCGGCAACGACTATGAGGACCGTTACTATCGTGAGAACATGAACCGCTACCCCAACCAAGTGTACTACAAGCCGGTGGATCAGTACAGCAACCAGAACAACTTCGTGCACGACTGCGTCAACATCACGGTCAAGCAGCACAcagtcaccaccaccaccaaggggGAGAACTTCACGGAGACCGACATGAAGATCATGGAGCGCGTAGTGGAGCAGATGTGCGTCACCCAATACCAGAGAGAGTCCGAGGCTTACTACCAAAGAGGGGCGAGCGCCATCCTCTTCTCGCCCCCGCCTGTGATCCTCCTCATCTCGCTGCTCATTCTCCTGATAGTGGGATGA